In Armatimonadota bacterium, a single genomic region encodes these proteins:
- the folE2 gene encoding GTP cyclohydrolase FolE2, protein MEISEMTPQPLVDIQASQDERNIAIDKVGVKKVKYPMHVRERDNGPQYTVGDFTLTVDLPKEFKGTHMSRFLEVLGEHNHDISPATIPDILNKLREKLKAETAHLEVNFNLFRAKPAPVTGKVGMMGYDCGFIASGGTTNDFWLRLVVPVTTLCPCSKEISEFGAHNQRGYVSVKVKADGILWLEDVIDMIEASGSAQLYPVLKRPDEKFVTEQAYKNPRFVEDMVREVALAFDKESRISAYEIEVENHESIHDHNAYAFISREK, encoded by the coding sequence ATGGAGATTTCAGAGATGACCCCTCAACCCCTCGTCGACATTCAGGCTAGCCAAGATGAGCGCAATATCGCCATCGACAAGGTCGGCGTCAAGAAGGTCAAATACCCCATGCATGTCCGCGAGCGTGATAACGGACCGCAGTACACCGTCGGAGATTTCACTCTGACTGTTGACCTCCCAAAGGAATTCAAGGGAACCCACATGAGTCGTTTTCTTGAAGTTTTGGGTGAGCACAACCACGACATCAGCCCCGCAACGATCCCCGATATCCTCAATAAGCTTCGAGAAAAACTGAAGGCGGAGACAGCGCACCTTGAAGTCAATTTCAACCTGTTCCGAGCCAAGCCAGCTCCTGTCACTGGTAAGGTCGGAATGATGGGTTACGACTGCGGTTTCATCGCCAGCGGCGGAACCACAAACGACTTCTGGCTCCGCCTAGTGGTTCCGGTCACTACCCTGTGCCCATGCAGCAAAGAGATTTCGGAGTTTGGAGCCCACAACCAACGCGGCTACGTCAGCGTGAAGGTTAAAGCGGATGGCATTCTATGGCTCGAAGACGTCATCGACATGATCGAGGCCTCCGGCTCCGCCCAGCTCTATCCGGTTCTGAAGCGCCCAGACGAGAAATTTGTCACAGAGCAAGCCTACAAGAATCCTCGGTTCGTCGAGGACATGGTTCGAGAAGTCGCCCTTGCCTTCGACAAAGAATCGAGAATTTCAGCATACGAGATTGAGGTCGAGAACCACGAGTCGATTCACGACCATAACGCATACGCGTTCATTTCGCGGGAGAAGTAG
- a CDS encoding EamA family transporter, with amino-acid sequence MEYRGWALLSALFAGITAVLSKKGVEGVPPNLALAVRVMFVLAFSVLLAWSTKQTGFAQLTGRNVGFLALSAVATWASWACYFRALADPEGAVSRVAPIDKLSFVIAVVLGVVLLREKLDAKLLSGCALIIAGVLLTLK; translated from the coding sequence GTGGAATATCGCGGCTGGGCACTTCTTTCGGCACTCTTTGCCGGAATCACTGCCGTTCTGAGCAAGAAAGGAGTCGAAGGCGTGCCGCCCAACCTGGCACTCGCGGTTCGAGTCATGTTCGTATTGGCATTTTCGGTTCTGTTGGCTTGGAGCACAAAGCAAACCGGTTTTGCTCAACTCACTGGGCGAAATGTGGGATTCCTGGCTTTGAGCGCGGTGGCAACCTGGGCATCGTGGGCTTGCTACTTCAGGGCGCTTGCCGATCCCGAAGGGGCAGTCTCTCGGGTTGCGCCGATTGATAAGTTGAGTTTCGTTATCGCCGTTGTCTTGGGGGTTGTGCTTCTCCGGGAGAAGCTTGATGCAAAACTCCTTTCTGGCTGTGCGTTGATTATTGCAGGCGTTCTGTTAACTCTTAAGTGA
- a CDS encoding diguanylate cyclase: protein MKRSENRLSLDTAKIDAMNAEAYRLRSFNPARARDICDEVLPKSKQIGYRRGEADALRTLGTLVSSQDREEGFALAEQALEIYRAIGDEFGECSALMTVSLYYHHKGMFQRAHLVLTEAHEKAARSGNLYVAAIAIFNLGVNAEEREDLLKAREYFQHAKVAAERGANDTIFWSSTIAIASVSFELGENESDLDALRSALVSLEENRSFNNAVDACLAIAKISFANGQPLQALLALRKGISLAKTHKKTYLVWPLQQFRGVMEFQRGRFLTSKRAFKGALRTARLSGNRVQEAKTMEQLAGVYRKLGDAEKAFDMLHEHIALKREVFSEDSERRLREMQSIHQVQLVEAESRLLKSKNIELAAINDRLEMALREREQLQQELERMATIDELTGVLNRRRILAIGTDFVARFHAQGRPGVVLVVDIDNFKSINDNYGHPVGDEVLRRFTQSCQRVLRPTDYLGRLGGEEFCILLDRTDLEIAHKVAERVLASIRTTRVDDLMVDRTVTASIGMSAVGKKHDTIASVLHEADLGLYEAKRTGRDRLCVGKPEKPKAA, encoded by the coding sequence ATGAAACGATCTGAAAATCGGCTCAGTCTGGATACGGCAAAGATTGATGCTATGAATGCGGAAGCGTATCGCCTACGTTCCTTCAATCCGGCTCGCGCAAGAGACATTTGTGACGAGGTCTTGCCGAAGTCAAAACAGATCGGTTATCGCCGAGGTGAGGCAGACGCTCTACGCACGTTGGGAACTCTGGTTTCGAGCCAGGATCGGGAGGAAGGATTTGCCCTTGCCGAACAGGCACTAGAAATCTATCGAGCCATAGGTGATGAGTTCGGAGAGTGCAGTGCACTCATGACGGTTTCGCTTTACTACCACCACAAAGGGATGTTCCAACGAGCCCACCTTGTGCTCACCGAAGCGCACGAGAAGGCTGCTCGATCGGGCAACTTGTACGTAGCGGCAATCGCGATCTTCAACTTGGGTGTCAACGCAGAAGAGCGAGAGGATTTGCTGAAGGCAAGAGAGTACTTCCAGCACGCCAAAGTTGCCGCTGAGCGAGGAGCAAACGATACGATCTTCTGGTCATCCACCATTGCGATTGCATCTGTGAGCTTCGAACTAGGCGAAAATGAATCTGACCTAGATGCATTGCGCTCGGCTCTCGTTAGCCTTGAAGAGAATCGTTCCTTTAACAATGCCGTTGATGCCTGCCTTGCGATAGCGAAGATTTCTTTTGCAAACGGGCAACCTTTGCAAGCTCTGCTTGCTCTTAGAAAGGGGATCAGTCTCGCTAAGACACACAAGAAGACCTACCTCGTGTGGCCGCTACAACAGTTCAGAGGTGTGATGGAGTTTCAGCGAGGCCGATTCCTGACATCGAAACGGGCGTTTAAGGGGGCACTCCGTACGGCTCGACTTAGCGGAAATCGCGTTCAAGAAGCCAAGACGATGGAACAGCTGGCTGGAGTCTATCGAAAGTTAGGTGACGCCGAGAAGGCATTCGATATGCTTCACGAGCATATTGCTCTCAAACGTGAGGTCTTCAGCGAGGATAGCGAGCGAAGATTGCGAGAGATGCAGTCGATCCACCAGGTTCAGCTGGTGGAAGCTGAGTCACGACTTTTGAAATCAAAAAATATCGAGCTTGCAGCGATAAACGATCGGCTCGAGATGGCACTTCGAGAGCGCGAACAGCTTCAACAAGAACTTGAGCGCATGGCGACGATTGATGAGTTGACCGGTGTTTTGAATCGCCGACGCATTCTGGCAATCGGAACCGACTTCGTGGCTCGATTCCATGCACAAGGTCGTCCGGGCGTTGTTTTGGTAGTTGATATCGACAACTTTAAGTCGATTAACGATAACTACGGTCACCCTGTTGGCGATGAAGTCCTTCGTCGATTCACGCAGTCTTGCCAGAGAGTTTTGCGTCCAACCGACTACCTGGGTCGACTTGGTGGTGAAGAGTTCTGTATCCTACTTGATCGAACCGACCTGGAGATCGCCCACAAGGTCGCCGAGCGAGTGCTCGCGTCAATTCGCACAACCCGTGTTGACGACTTGATGGTGGATCGTACTGTGACGGCGTCCATCGGCATGTCCGCTGTTGGCAAGAAGCATGACACTATCGCTTCAGTCTTACATGAGGCCGACTTGGGTCTCTATGAGGCTAAGCGAACGGGCCGAGACCGGCTTTGTGTTGGCAAGCCCGAGAAGCCAAAAGCCGCCTAG
- a CDS encoding (Fe-S)-binding protein gives MSHLEDLTTQCIRCGFCLEDCPTFTQTGNELDSPRGRIYLVRSVVDGKLNWDDVKPHLDKCLGCRACETACPSGVQYGQILEIARDQIGASLVQKAFLTGTTNPLILKTQLAAAKFLPGKRMPKPLSQLLSGASPEVDLPKPQETAAFPDLPKVEFKGEVYMLQGCAMQVLFPRVHQCTERLLHRVGYQIKPANQGCCGALHAHNGQLDEARKLAANLIKSMPGEAPIIVNSAGCGSTMKEYVHLLGTSEAERFAKRTVDLSEFLLENNLSQLLTPYSPLAGKRITYHDACHLSHGQKITSQPRQLIQSIPGIEFVELDESMVCCGSAGIYNVMQPDMARQLLVRKTGHIQETRADIVATGNPGCHAWIAQGCLEKGIARTLHTAELLEAAFVGLEPFIEQ, from the coding sequence ATGAGCCATCTCGAAGACCTCACTACCCAGTGCATCCGCTGCGGATTCTGCTTAGAAGATTGTCCGACCTTCACCCAAACCGGCAACGAGCTTGACTCGCCGAGGGGCCGCATCTACCTAGTCCGCAGTGTCGTTGATGGCAAGCTCAACTGGGACGACGTCAAGCCCCATCTTGACAAGTGCCTCGGCTGTCGAGCCTGCGAAACCGCCTGTCCGAGCGGAGTCCAGTACGGCCAAATCCTTGAGATCGCCCGAGACCAAATCGGAGCGAGCCTTGTCCAAAAGGCCTTCCTGACCGGAACCACGAATCCGCTTATTCTGAAGACCCAACTTGCCGCCGCCAAGTTCCTACCTGGCAAGCGGATGCCAAAGCCCCTGAGTCAGCTCTTAAGTGGAGCCAGCCCAGAAGTCGATCTTCCAAAGCCACAAGAGACCGCCGCATTTCCCGACCTCCCCAAGGTCGAGTTCAAGGGAGAGGTCTACATGCTACAAGGCTGTGCGATGCAGGTGTTGTTCCCTAGAGTCCATCAGTGCACAGAACGGCTACTCCATCGGGTTGGCTACCAAATCAAACCCGCAAACCAAGGCTGTTGCGGCGCACTTCACGCTCACAATGGGCAGCTTGATGAAGCTCGAAAGCTCGCCGCAAACCTAATCAAATCCATGCCAGGAGAAGCCCCCATCATCGTCAACTCCGCCGGGTGCGGAAGCACGATGAAGGAATACGTACACCTTCTGGGGACCTCCGAAGCTGAGCGGTTTGCAAAGCGAACAGTGGATCTCTCAGAGTTCCTCCTGGAAAACAACCTCTCTCAACTCCTAACCCCCTACTCCCCACTCGCAGGTAAGCGCATCACTTACCACGACGCCTGCCACCTTTCGCACGGACAGAAAATCACGAGCCAACCCCGTCAACTGATCCAATCAATCCCGGGAATCGAGTTTGTCGAGCTCGATGAATCGATGGTTTGCTGCGGTAGCGCAGGAATCTATAACGTCATGCAGCCCGACATGGCCCGCCAACTTCTTGTCCGAAAGACCGGGCACATCCAAGAAACAAGGGCCGACATCGTTGCCACCGGCAACCCGGGTTGTCACGCTTGGATCGCTCAAGGATGCCTCGAAAAGGGCATTGCTCGAACGCTCCACACGGCAGAGCTGCTGGAAGCCGCATTCGTAGGCCTCGAACCGTTTATCGAACAATAA
- a CDS encoding alcohol dehydrogenase catalytic domain-containing protein, producing the protein MKLARYVGDGKVAIMEEVEPTCPEGGLLIQTEACGLCSGELMSWYMDKKVPHVIGHEVSGIVVESQDARFPVGSKVFPHHHAPCGECEYCKTGRSVHCAQWKTTKLNPGGMAERFAVPIGNLTDTLITNSLRAVDAALIEPFACVLKALRVAQRQEKPAVIGLGVMGLMHLIALGDGAVGYDINPLRVAWAKRLGLDVRLSKNLEANAHDTIYVCPGTQQAFEDAVKIAQPGARICMFAPLAPDQKLQVPQEVYFRDISIVSAYSCGPEDTRAAWDLINKGRLKAEQVVSDFIGLDELPSAYLAMKRGEILKPMVIFQN; encoded by the coding sequence ATGAAGCTCGCACGTTATGTCGGAGATGGCAAGGTCGCCATCATGGAAGAAGTCGAACCGACTTGCCCTGAAGGCGGCCTCCTCATCCAAACCGAAGCCTGCGGCCTCTGTAGTGGCGAGCTCATGTCCTGGTACATGGACAAAAAAGTGCCGCACGTCATCGGCCACGAAGTCAGCGGCATCGTTGTAGAATCCCAGGACGCCCGCTTCCCCGTCGGCAGCAAAGTATTCCCCCACCACCACGCCCCCTGCGGCGAATGCGAATACTGCAAAACCGGTCGCAGCGTCCACTGCGCCCAGTGGAAAACTACTAAACTCAACCCCGGCGGCATGGCGGAACGCTTCGCCGTCCCCATCGGAAACCTTACCGACACCCTGATCACCAACTCCCTCCGAGCCGTCGACGCCGCCCTCATCGAGCCTTTCGCCTGCGTCCTCAAAGCCCTTCGCGTTGCCCAAAGGCAAGAAAAACCCGCCGTGATCGGCCTTGGTGTCATGGGCCTCATGCACCTGATCGCACTTGGCGATGGAGCCGTTGGCTACGACATCAACCCGTTAAGAGTCGCTTGGGCAAAGCGGCTGGGCCTCGACGTCCGCCTCAGCAAGAATCTCGAAGCCAACGCCCACGACACCATCTACGTCTGCCCAGGAACCCAACAAGCCTTCGAAGACGCCGTGAAAATTGCCCAGCCCGGAGCACGAATCTGTATGTTCGCCCCGCTAGCACCAGACCAAAAACTCCAGGTCCCCCAAGAGGTCTATTTCCGCGACATCAGCATCGTCAGCGCCTACTCTTGCGGACCCGAAGACACCCGAGCCGCGTGGGATCTGATCAACAAAGGCCGTCTCAAAGCCGAGCAAGTCGTCAGCGATTTCATCGGCCTTGACGAGCTACCGAGTGCATATCTGGCAATGAAACGGGGCGAAATCCTTAAGCCAATGGTGATATTCCAAAACTAA
- a CDS encoding alcohol dehydrogenase catalytic domain-containing protein, producing MTRSQSVPTQMRAVILEAPGVLSLGSVAVPSVDPGDILVQVEAATTCGTDLKAFKRGHPQIPMPGVFGHEYSGTVVAAGEGAKFQVGDAVMGVHSAPCGDCFWCRRSQENLCESIMSSKVLGSFAEYLFVPKRIVEKNVYTKPDNIPFDIASLLEPYSCVAQAVREMQLGLGTPKGLHEGLRVLVIGPGAIGLLFVAALEQIGVDHVTLAGRNPNRLAVGEQFGAETVNVNDLKPQGTGYDVVVECTGQVEVWEKSIDYVRRGGTLVLFGGCAGGTRASFDTKRVHYDQISILSPFHFGTTAVKQARQWILESNVDLSLLLSGERTLEEVESTFKDLEAGTGIKYVIRP from the coding sequence ATGACAAGAAGTCAGAGCGTTCCCACCCAAATGCGGGCGGTTATCCTTGAGGCCCCTGGCGTCTTATCCCTCGGCTCGGTCGCGGTCCCATCTGTCGATCCAGGCGACATTCTCGTCCAAGTCGAAGCCGCTACCACCTGCGGAACGGATCTTAAGGCGTTCAAACGGGGCCACCCCCAGATTCCTATGCCCGGAGTCTTCGGCCACGAATACTCGGGAACCGTTGTTGCCGCTGGCGAAGGCGCAAAATTTCAAGTCGGAGATGCAGTTATGGGCGTCCACTCCGCCCCCTGCGGAGACTGCTTCTGGTGCCGCCGAAGCCAAGAAAACCTCTGTGAATCGATCATGTCTTCCAAGGTTCTCGGCTCATTCGCCGAATACCTTTTCGTTCCGAAAAGGATCGTCGAAAAGAACGTCTATACCAAACCAGACAATATCCCCTTCGACATCGCGTCGCTCCTCGAACCCTACTCCTGCGTCGCCCAAGCCGTGCGAGAAATGCAACTCGGCCTCGGAACTCCGAAAGGTCTCCATGAAGGCCTGAGAGTCCTCGTCATCGGCCCGGGAGCAATCGGTCTCCTGTTCGTAGCTGCGCTCGAACAGATCGGCGTTGACCACGTCACTCTCGCCGGGCGAAACCCCAATCGTCTTGCCGTCGGAGAACAGTTCGGCGCCGAAACGGTGAACGTCAACGATCTCAAACCCCAAGGCACCGGATACGACGTCGTCGTCGAGTGTACGGGACAAGTCGAAGTTTGGGAAAAGAGCATCGATTACGTTCGTCGAGGCGGAACCCTGGTCCTCTTTGGCGGCTGCGCCGGCGGAACCAGAGCCTCCTTCGACACCAAACGAGTCCATTACGACCAAATCTCCATCCTCTCTCCCTTCCACTTCGGCACCACAGCCGTCAAGCAAGCTCGTCAATGGATTCTTGAGTCCAACGTTGATCTATCGCTCTTGCTCAGCGGCGAAAGAACGCTCGAAGAAGTAGAATCTACATTCAAAGATCTCGAAGCCGGGACCGGGATCAAGTACGTCATTCGCCCATGA
- a CDS encoding SRPBCC family protein: MPTVETTIWIDAPVEKVYAIAKDSERYPEYMKAVESLVVTSREGSRVVADWVGLITQFNLKVRWTQEEIWDDSTTSSRFSQVKGDYDKMEGTWKFSEENGGTRFDQFLDYEYNVPTLGPLVKKLILHLVKSQLEAASEAIKKRAEA; this comes from the coding sequence ATGCCTACTGTCGAAACTACCATCTGGATTGATGCTCCCGTCGAGAAAGTCTATGCGATTGCAAAGGATAGCGAGCGATATCCCGAATATATGAAGGCGGTTGAGAGCCTTGTCGTGACCTCACGCGAGGGAAGCCGAGTCGTGGCGGACTGGGTGGGTTTGATTACTCAGTTCAACCTGAAGGTGCGATGGACCCAGGAAGAGATATGGGATGATTCAACAACCTCTTCTCGATTTTCCCAGGTGAAAGGGGATTACGACAAGATGGAAGGCACCTGGAAGTTTTCGGAAGAGAACGGCGGAACTCGGTTCGACCAGTTTTTGGACTACGAGTACAACGTGCCAACGCTCGGCCCGTTGGTGAAGAAATTGATTCTGCACTTGGTGAAGTCTCAGCTCGAAGCGGCCAGCGAAGCGATCAAGAAACGCGCTGAAGCCTGA
- a CDS encoding prepilin-type N-terminal cleavage/methylation domain-containing protein, translated as MAYWSNFLPLSNVACRDAGTCTVFGAFDRIMFVVRRAFTLIELLVVITIIAILAAILFPVFARAKAAAKQTACISNLKQIGTAHGLYMTDSDDLFAFAVDASDKYRPNIWDGRPEFQALIAAMPEMQDALMPYAKSKEIFRCPADQGTTVLDNHFPDVFATSPSLFALYRNSYLFRTEIAFNHHSQTSLQAPASINLMFDAGGHWHGSGRALAADDDANTFFNLIRGYRYVTLFADFHAKSLARGTYDQAWATPL; from the coding sequence ATGGCATATTGGAGCAACTTTTTGCCACTTTCAAACGTCGCATGTCGCGATGCAGGAACCTGCACCGTTTTTGGTGCGTTTGACCGTATTATGTTTGTTGTGCGCCGCGCGTTTACACTGATTGAGCTGCTGGTGGTGATTACGATCATCGCAATTCTCGCGGCAATTCTGTTTCCCGTTTTCGCCAGGGCGAAGGCCGCGGCAAAGCAAACTGCTTGCATCAGCAACCTTAAGCAAATTGGCACGGCCCACGGCTTGTACATGACAGACAGCGATGACTTGTTCGCCTTTGCGGTGGATGCGAGCGATAAGTATCGACCGAATATCTGGGACGGCCGCCCAGAGTTTCAAGCGCTCATCGCGGCGATGCCCGAAATGCAGGACGCACTGATGCCTTACGCAAAAAGTAAGGAGATTTTTCGTTGTCCTGCCGACCAGGGCACGACAGTTTTGGATAACCACTTTCCAGACGTGTTTGCGACAAGCCCATCGCTATTCGCACTTTACCGAAACAGCTATCTGTTCCGAACCGAGATCGCTTTCAACCACCATTCCCAAACATCGCTTCAAGCCCCAGCCTCGATCAACTTGATGTTTGATGCGGGGGGACATTGGCACGGCTCGGGACGGGCTTTGGCGGCAGACGATGACGCTAACACGTTCTTCAACTTGATTCGGGGTTATCGTTATGTGACTCTCTTTGCCGACTTCCACGCGAAGTCACTTGCGCGCGGTACATATGACCAGGCATGGGCGACACCACTTTGA
- the yaaA gene encoding S4 domain-containing protein YaaA has translation MGDTTLKEIQIWSEYITLGQLLKLANVISNGAEAKGYLAEVMPLVNGEDENRRGKKLYPGDTIQLPDGQGFLIAQQA, from the coding sequence ATGGGCGACACCACTTTGAAAGAAATTCAGATTTGGAGTGAGTACATCACTTTGGGACAGTTGCTGAAGCTGGCTAACGTCATCTCAAACGGCGCAGAAGCCAAGGGTTATTTGGCCGAGGTGATGCCGTTGGTGAACGGAGAGGACGAGAACCGGAGAGGCAAAAAGCTCTACCCTGGAGATACCATTCAGTTGCCGGATGGTCAAGGTTTTTTGATCGCTCAACAGGCTTGA
- a CDS encoding diguanylate cyclase codes for MLEVDGLNERAYALRLSNPSIAKQLAEQAREKSLQIDYAYGHGCALRSLAAASVEQSLSNAFALAVHAIEIFTSLGMMTETSSALMPIFCYYVQNNRFDRARRTLEEALTISESIKDRHSLSLIYYNFGWLACKEGESERAREYFEKSIELGSHGVNDWSYWRSRTRLIGLLVENGDESEWKQEIEILFAGVSETGNILALSDALCLHIDACARTGRRAEVITALRRARQRKDLLHNESCRAKMMCAHANALLFLGDEKKYISRLRRTATALAKANLKVRLGKLLFHLAIAEQKAGLYEQSACHFLQHIELQRHIQSSDAEYRLSEVIHEAVARHLCGKVDSAVSKSDQLIEINQRLQMSLEQQTLLQHELMRIASTDELTGAVNRRQIVNDGILEMERYRHTGSPFSVTVIDVDHFKSINDNFGHATGDEVLRRLTKCCQALLRRFDVFGRIGGEEFCIVHHDTDLQGAQMAVKRVMDAVGKMFTADILPDREFSVSIGVAEVHESDASFYDVLHHADMALFEAKRAGRNTYRLAQSRTLEAA; via the coding sequence GTGCTAGAAGTTGACGGTTTGAACGAGAGAGCGTACGCCTTACGCCTCTCGAACCCGAGTATTGCCAAACAGCTTGCCGAGCAAGCGCGTGAGAAGTCACTTCAAATTGACTACGCTTACGGGCACGGTTGCGCCCTCAGGAGCTTGGCAGCAGCATCAGTTGAGCAGTCATTGTCGAACGCGTTCGCGCTTGCAGTCCACGCGATCGAGATTTTCACTTCGCTCGGGATGATGACGGAGACTTCCTCGGCGTTGATGCCCATTTTTTGCTATTACGTTCAGAATAATCGTTTTGACCGTGCTCGTAGGACCTTGGAGGAAGCTCTCACCATTTCTGAGAGTATCAAAGACAGACACTCACTCTCTCTGATCTATTACAATTTCGGGTGGCTCGCCTGCAAGGAAGGTGAATCAGAAAGAGCTCGAGAGTATTTCGAAAAGTCTATCGAGTTGGGTAGTCACGGTGTTAACGATTGGAGCTATTGGAGGTCCCGAACAAGACTCATCGGACTCCTGGTGGAAAATGGTGATGAATCGGAGTGGAAACAGGAGATCGAAATCCTTTTTGCCGGGGTCAGCGAGACGGGGAACATCCTGGCGCTTTCGGATGCGCTCTGTTTGCATATTGACGCTTGCGCACGCACTGGACGGAGGGCCGAAGTAATTACTGCGCTAAGGCGAGCACGGCAACGAAAAGACTTGTTACACAACGAAAGCTGTCGAGCGAAAATGATGTGTGCCCATGCCAACGCACTGCTCTTTTTGGGAGATGAAAAGAAGTACATCTCGAGGTTACGCAGGACAGCTACAGCCTTAGCGAAGGCAAACCTGAAAGTTCGTCTCGGCAAGCTGTTGTTTCATTTAGCAATTGCTGAACAGAAGGCGGGACTCTATGAGCAATCTGCCTGTCACTTCTTACAACACATCGAGCTTCAGCGTCATATCCAGTCAAGCGATGCTGAGTATCGCTTAAGTGAAGTTATCCACGAGGCAGTTGCAAGGCACCTCTGCGGGAAAGTTGATTCCGCAGTTTCCAAATCTGATCAGCTAATCGAGATCAACCAGCGCCTGCAAATGTCGCTTGAGCAGCAGACTTTGCTTCAGCATGAGCTGATGCGGATTGCGTCAACTGATGAGTTAACAGGCGCGGTTAACCGACGTCAAATCGTGAACGACGGCATCTTGGAGATGGAAAGATACCGACATACGGGCTCTCCTTTCTCAGTTACGGTGATCGATGTTGACCATTTCAAGTCGATCAATGACAACTTTGGTCACGCAACTGGCGATGAGGTGTTGAGGCGACTGACAAAGTGCTGCCAGGCATTATTGCGTAGATTTGATGTCTTCGGACGCATTGGAGGGGAGGAATTTTGCATCGTTCATCACGATACGGACTTGCAAGGTGCCCAGATGGCGGTTAAGCGAGTGATGGATGCGGTCGGCAAGATGTTTACCGCGGATATCTTGCCGGATCGTGAGTTTAGCGTGAGCATTGGAGTCGCCGAAGTTCACGAATCTGATGCCTCCTTCTACGATGTCTTACATCATGCCGACATGGCGCTCTTCGAGGCAAAGCGAGCCGGTCGCAACACTTATCGACTAGCGCAGAGCCGTACATTGGAAGCGGCTTAA
- the prfA gene encoding peptide chain release factor 1 translates to MIAKLAEIEKKFESVEAEYNDISIVSNPKEMQRVGKLRAELLPIVETIREYRKVLDDLSQAEEMVNDPEMKELALAEIEPLRGRREELELKLKLMLVPKDANDDKSVIIEIRPAAGGDEAALFANELFRMYSRWCERRRWKVEVIELEESGIGGASKVVFKIDAVGAFYQLKFESGVHRVQRVPATESQGRIHTSTVTVAVLPEAEEVDVQVDPKDLEISTFCSSSAGGQHMQKNETAIRIIHKPSGIVVTCQDERSQAQNKLRAMEVLRAKIYQAEVERTQAERSGMRKGQIGSGDRSEKIRTYHFPESRITDHRIKLTVHNMNTFMDGDIQLMLDGLVQDDQARKLAESDEAA, encoded by the coding sequence ATGATCGCAAAACTAGCTGAGATTGAGAAAAAGTTTGAGAGCGTTGAGGCCGAGTACAACGACATCTCGATTGTCAGCAATCCTAAGGAAATGCAACGGGTAGGCAAACTCCGTGCGGAGCTTCTGCCAATCGTTGAGACCATTCGAGAGTACAGAAAAGTTCTTGACGATCTTTCGCAAGCCGAGGAGATGGTCAACGATCCCGAGATGAAGGAATTGGCTCTCGCGGAGATCGAGCCGTTGCGGGGTCGGCGCGAGGAGTTGGAACTGAAGCTAAAACTGATGCTCGTGCCGAAGGATGCCAATGACGACAAGTCGGTCATTATCGAGATTCGACCCGCGGCCGGTGGCGATGAAGCGGCTCTCTTTGCCAATGAACTTTTTCGGATGTACTCGCGCTGGTGCGAGCGGCGGCGTTGGAAGGTCGAAGTTATCGAGCTTGAAGAGAGTGGGATCGGTGGTGCGAGCAAAGTCGTTTTTAAGATTGACGCGGTGGGCGCGTTCTATCAATTGAAGTTCGAATCTGGGGTCCATCGTGTGCAACGTGTTCCGGCAACGGAGAGCCAGGGGCGAATTCATACGTCGACGGTGACGGTTGCAGTGTTGCCGGAGGCTGAGGAAGTTGACGTTCAGGTTGACCCGAAGGACCTCGAAATCAGCACGTTTTGTTCGTCATCGGCGGGTGGCCAGCACATGCAGAAAAACGAGACGGCAATTCGGATAATTCATAAGCCGAGCGGCATCGTTGTGACTTGCCAGGACGAGCGGAGCCAGGCCCAGAACAAGCTTCGCGCGATGGAAGTTCTGCGCGCCAAGATTTATCAGGCGGAGGTTGAGCGCACCCAAGCCGAGCGATCGGGCATGCGAAAGGGTCAAATTGGCTCCGGGGACCGGAGCGAGAAGATACGCACCTACCACTTCCCGGAGAGCCGGATTACGGACCACCGCATCAAGCTCACTGTTCACAACATGAACACGTTTATGGACGGCGATATTCAGCTGATGTTGGATGGCCTCGTTCAGGACGACCAGGCACGCAAGTTAGCCGAGTCGGACGAGGCGGCTTGA